The sequence below is a genomic window from Aureispira sp. CCB-E.
CACTACCAAGAAATCAAGACAATAGAAGGGGAGGATACCAGTATAGTATCTTTGATTGCTCCTTATAAAAAAGATATGGAAAAGGAGATGAATACCGTTATTGGTGAAATGGCAAAAATGTTGACAAAGGCACAACCTGAGTCTACTTTAGGGAATTGGGCAACCGACTTGGTGCATCAAAAATGCGAGGATTATTTGGATCGTAAAATTGATTTTGCTGTTTTGAATTATGGAGGTTTGAGAATTACTTCTATTCCTAAAGGTCCCGTAACAAAAGGAAAGATTTTTGAATTAATGCCTTTTGATAATCTTTTGGTCGTAATAGAGATGAAAGGAAGCGAACTGCCCGCTTTGTTTAATCATATTGCTGCCAATGGCGGTTGGCCTCTAAGCAAGCAGATAGAAATGACAGCGCACCGAAACAAAGCAGTGGATGTGCGGATTAATGGTCGAAAAGTAGAAAATGATCGAATTTATAGTTTTGCTACCAATGATTATATTGCTAATGGGGGAGACAAATGCACTTTTTTAAAAGACAAAAAACAAATTCCTACGGGTGTTTTGTTTAGAGATGCCATCCTTCAATATGTTCAAGAGCAAACAAAAGCTGGTAAAAAACTAGATGCGAACCTAAGTAAACGTATTTTTGTTTTAAAGTAGACTGTTGACACAAATGAACGACCAAGTAGTAGCAACACAGTTAGCTATTCTTAAAAAATATAAAACATGAAAAAAGCTGAAATTGTAGCAACGATTCAAGAGCGCTTAGAGGCACTTTATCCAGAAACTCCCGTACCATTGGATCATAAGGACCCTTATACGTTATTGGTCGCCGTTTTGTTATCTGCTCAATGTACCGATGCTCGTGTCAATACGGTTACGCCTGCACTTTTTGATTTAGCAGATAACCCAAAAGATATGGCAGCTGTAGAAGTAGATAAGATTCGTGAAATTATCCGTCCATGTGGTTTGTCTCCTCGTAAGTCTAAGGCTATTTCAGAACTTTCTAAAATATTAATTGAAAAGTATGATGGCAAGGTGCCCCAAGATATGGCGGCACTGGAAGAACTGCCAGGAGTTGGGCATAAGACTGCTTCGGTTGTGATGTCTCAAGCCTTTGGAGAGCCTGCTTTTCCTGTTGATACGCACATTCATCGTTTGGGGTATCGTTGGAAATTGACGAATGGTAAAAATGTAGCGCAAACCGAAAAAGACTTAAAGCGCTTATTCCCCAAAGAAAGCTGGAATAAGTTGCATTTGCAGATAATTTTCTTTGGAAGAGAATATTGTCCCGCACGAGGGCACAACCCTTATGAATGCCCTATCTGTAAAGATTTTGGTCGCAAAGAAATGTTCAAAGAATACGACAAGGCGCAAGCAAAAAAGAAATAAGTGACCACATTCTACCTCAAAGGCAATTCTAAAAGATTATACAGCGATAATCTGAGTAAATGTTTCAAGGCTGGGGCGTAGGGTTGTTTTTTGTAAAGGAGTCATTTTTAGTGTTTGTAAAGGGTTCTTAGTAAAATCTAGACCAAATAATTTATGATAAGGACTGAGGTCAAAATGACTTAGATGATTAGAAGTGGCATACAAGTGGGTGAGGAGAGGAGCTTCAATTTGTAGTTGGTTTAATTGATTGTTGACACAACTTAGATAGATTAAACTAGGACATTGTTCGACATTTAATTGGTTGAGATGATCATTATTACAACAATATAAATAGGTCAAATTGGGGCAGTTCGAAATATGAAAGTTGCGTAACTGATGATGTTTTTGACAACTTAGTGATCGAACATTGGGAAGATTTTTGACATGGATTTGTGTGGTATTTTTTTGATTGCATACAATATGAGTCGCTAGCAAAAGTTCTTCGATTGCCCTACTTGCTGTTTGGTGCAAGAGGTCGGCATGTTCAACTTCTAGTGCTTGCTTAACTCTACCGTGATTTTGAGACTTGTCCAAAAGCCAACCCAAATCTTGAGTTTCTTTTGAAGAAGAAAAGAGTAAAGACCGAATTTTTTTTTCTATTGAACGCATAAATATAGATGATTTTTGATAGTTCCGAATGGTGTGGAAGTTATCAAAGAACAATTTTTAGAAAATTATGGAGTTCAAATAAGCTTTAGCTCAAGTTGTCAAAGAGGAACACTTTTGGACAGCTACTCAAGTACAGGTTTAGTGACGTTTCTTTTTTTTCTTACTAGGTTTTTTGCCGTATAGTTTTTGTTCTAATTCAATTTGTTTTAAATCTTCTTGGATTAACTTTTTCCAATCCAATCCTTTGGTATCTTTGGTAAAGTCAAGCGTATCGGCATAATCTATTTTGTCAATATTTAAGACCTCAATTTTGCCACCAATATAAAACTCAATTTCTGCTAACAACTCCTTTTCATCAGAACTGCAAAAAGAAATAGCATTTCCTCTATTATTACCCCGACCAGTTCGACCAACACGATGTACGTAATTTTCTGCTTGTTCTGGTAAGTCATAATTGACAACATATTCAACTTTTGGAATGTCTACTCCTCTGGCGCTGACATCGGTTGCAATAAGCAAACGAATTTTACCACTTTTAAAGTCATTTAATGCAGAACTTCGTTCCTTTTGCGATTTATCGCCATGCAAGGTTCGACTAAAAATATCGACTCGTTCCATTGCTTTTAACAAGCGTTCGGCTCGAACTTTTGTCCGTACAAAGACCAGTATTTTAGCATTTTTTTGCTCTCTATACAGACGTTCTAAAAAATAACGTTTGTCCTCCATTTCGATAAATCCAACCTTGTGGTCTACATTTTTGGCAACTGGATTCTTGGGGGCAATTTGAATACGAATGGCATTGCTCTGAATCAAAGAATATGCTAACTTTTTGATTTCTTTGTCGATGGTAGCTGAAAAGAATAAGGTTTGACGACGTTTGGGTAAATAACGCAGGACATCTTTTATATCTTTGATAAAACCTTTGTCTAACATATGATCTGCCTCATCTAAGATCAAGGTCTCTACACGATGCAAATCTAAGTGTCCTTGACTGCGCAAGTCGAACATACGTCCAGGGGTCGTTACTAAAATATCAGCCCCTTTCTCTAGTAGTGCAATTTGGGGATCTTGTTCCACACCACCAAAAATACAAATCGCTTTTATTAACGTATGTTTGGATAAATTGTTCAACACTTCGGTCACTTGAATGGCTAATTCATGTGTTGG
It includes:
- a CDS encoding 5'-nucleotidase C-terminal domain-containing protein, producing MFKSTFISLCCILFFVSCQPQVHLVKSDNHYQEIKTIEGEDTSIVSLIAPYKKDMEKEMNTVIGEMAKMLTKAQPESTLGNWATDLVHQKCEDYLDRKIDFAVLNYGGLRITSIPKGPVTKGKIFELMPFDNLLVVIEMKGSELPALFNHIAANGGWPLSKQIEMTAHRNKAVDVRINGRKVENDRIYSFATNDYIANGGDKCTFLKDKKQIPTGVLFRDAILQYVQEQTKAGKKLDANLSKRIFVLK
- a CDS encoding DEAD/DEAH box helicase → MKFSEYNISPELKKNLNKLGFKRPTDIQFKSIPYILKGEDVLAIAQTGTGKTAAYGIPIIHKLQTWKAKARRKDGIKCLVMVPTHELAIQVTEVLNNLSKHTLIKAICIFGGVEQDPQIALLEKGADILVTTPGRMFDLRSQGHLDLHRVETLILDEADHMLDKGFIKDIKDVLRYLPKRRQTLFFSATIDKEIKKLAYSLIQSNAIRIQIAPKNPVAKNVDHKVGFIEMEDKRYFLERLYREQKNAKILVFVRTKVRAERLLKAMERVDIFSRTLHGDKSQKERSSALNDFKSGKIRLLIATDVSARGVDIPKVEYVVNYDLPEQAENYVHRVGRTGRGNNRGNAISFCSSDEKELLAEIEFYIGGKIEVLNIDKIDYADTLDFTKDTKGLDWKKLIQEDLKQIELEQKLYGKKPSKKKKKRH
- the nth gene encoding endonuclease III codes for the protein MKKAEIVATIQERLEALYPETPVPLDHKDPYTLLVAVLLSAQCTDARVNTVTPALFDLADNPKDMAAVEVDKIREIIRPCGLSPRKSKAISELSKILIEKYDGKVPQDMAALEELPGVGHKTASVVMSQAFGEPAFPVDTHIHRLGYRWKLTNGKNVAQTEKDLKRLFPKESWNKLHLQIIFFGREYCPARGHNPYECPICKDFGRKEMFKEYDKAQAKKK